The Triticum aestivum cultivar Chinese Spring chromosome 4B, IWGSC CS RefSeq v2.1, whole genome shotgun sequence sequence CTGTCTGTCAGATGCATCAAGACAAGAAGTTGCAGGGTGCGTGAAGAGCAAGAAGAACACAGGAcaggagaaagaaagaaagaaagaaagaaacggtCAAGCCGCCTGCTCTGCTCTGCTCAAGCCGGTCTCTTTTGTGCTGTAAAACCCAGTGCCCTGGTATGTTGTTTGTCTCCATCCTCTTCCTCGCTCGCATGCCTTCTGTTTGCTGAGGTagatatataggcatagggggttGCCTGTGTGTGTTGCTCATGTGAGGTTTTCTTGTGCGGCATGCAGAAGCAAGGCAGCCAGGAGCACAAAGAGTCTCCCTACTGGGAGTGGGAGATCGAGGCAGCAAGACTTTCGGCTTGGAGGTCGAGGATGGAGGAGGCCAGCAGCAGTTCGGGCCATCCGAGGCACAGGGGCCCTCCTCCTCATCATGTTCTTGGCTATGGCGGCTTCCATGCCGCCATGGCCATGCCAACCAACTCCATGCCTCCCGCAGCCTTCTTGTAAGAGCAACCTTTTCCCTCTTTCTTGTCGTGGTTTTGTTTTGTCTTGTCGGTCATCTCTCTTCTGCTTCTTTCCCCTATATGGAAAACAATAACCATGATGAACAACACGCGCTTGGCTGTTCAAGATTTGGCAGACACGAATCCTGATTCATCATCTCTGGCCTCTGCATGCGTATTGCCTTGTATGGAGTTTTTTTTGTCGGCTTGCTGTTCTTCATGCTTCATGCCGTCGATCCTGTGTGCGTCTGTATACACTCATACATGcatacatgcatacatacatagGAATCTTTCTGTAGATATATCACGTAGTATTTGGTTGGTGATGGCAATGTAATGGTGACGGTCTGTACGTGCATGCAGCAGCGAGcaagacggaggaggaggaggcggcggcggcgcctacTTCGGGGAGCTGGAGGAGGCCCTCATGCACCAGGTCGCCACGCTCAGCAGCAGCGGCAGGATGATTTCGCATTCCCATTCCCAGCAACAAACTGCAACGGCCACCTCCACGGATCatcctcatcaccaccaccaccaccaccatggacACAACCACGCCATGCGTACGTACacacaacacctctctctctctctctctctgcgtgtTTCTCTCTCTAGCCAAGCGAGTCCAAAGAGCACAAGGCTGCGAGCCACTTTACCAAGAGGTTAGGGCATCCTAGTCAAAAGTAACCATGCAGTGCGGCAGGAGTGgcagttgtgtgtgtgtgtgttgcctgTGACCCCCTTCTCTCTACCCCATGGACCATGGTACTAGCTAGATAGAGTAGTGAGTGTATGTATGCATGTAGACTGCAGCAAGTCTGgcttggctggctggctggctctcTGCAAGCAAGCAAAAGCACAGCTCAAAGGGAATAACCCCCAAGGCCACTTTCAGTTTCACTGCCACAGTGGGCCCACGCGACCGCTGCTACCCCTACCCCTTTGTGATCACAGGCAGTACTAGCGCCGCAGCCTTTGCacttcacctctctctctctctgctgttGCCTGTTGCCTGCTGCGATGCATGTCTTGATCTCCTCCACCCCTATCATATCTTCTTGCAGCCTTCCCCAGTACTGTGGCTGATACTGctacagcggcagcggcagcagctaggCCGCCTCCCACACTGGACATCTTCCCCTCCTGGCCGCTcgctctccatcaccaccacacacCCAAGGTAAATAAATATACTACTACTCCGTATCATCATTCAAGGACACGTAGTACGTACTGCAGCAAAAAGATCGAATTACTACAAGCATTTTGCACCTAAAACTGTTCTTCACTGTGTTTGTTTTTTGGGCAAGCAGGAGGGTTCAAATGTGACAGCAGACAGCACAGACTCAGAGAGCAGCAGCAAGAACAACATCAACATGGACTCATCGGATCATcaccagcaccagcagcagcagcagcaagggatgGTAGGATTAGTCACCGTGTCTGGCCAGTTCCATCAGATTtcacagcagcagcaccagcagcaggTACTCTACCACTGTGAATGATCATACTCTATCAAATTCATTTAATGCATTGGCATATGCACTGTTGCTTGGCTTCCTGCGTGTCTTTGTTCTTTGCTTCTCCACATTCTCCCCTGGCCATCATCATCCATCTCTCCTACTAGAGCTAGAGTAGATGGCTAGCCTGGTGCCATGTCAGTAGCTAGCTAGGCCACAACTTCCAAGATGCTCATGTAGCAAAATGCTTCTGCCATAGGcagcacaagaaagaaagaaagaaagaatccACACGGTTGAGGCAGGGTGTGCATTTAAGATGTGTTGCTGCCCCCAAGATCTCCAATCCCAACACGTTAGGTgaaccttttttcttttctttttttcttgtatGGACCTATAGAAACAAATCTAGAGAGCTTGTTGGAATAGCAACATCTTCCTTCCATTCTAGGCACACACAGATGGATAGATAGGTGATTAATGTAGAGGATATGTTAGATTAGAGCGTAGCTGCCATGCCATTGCCATTGCCACTGCCATTGGTGATGCAATAGGAGACAAGGGGTCATTCTTACAATATTGTCTCTAGCAAGAAACTGTGGCCTCAATTAGTTGGGTGCTTGAATAATGCCACCTTGGGTCAGTGTCTGCTTTAGGTGCACGCTGCTTTCTGGTCAATTGGTGAACTGCCAGTGCCAGGGTATATGTATATCAATATTGTTGGATAGACAAATAAGCAAGACAAAATCTTATGCACTAATTAATTAATCCACGCTTCTTTCTCAAAACAAAATATAACAATTCACACTCGGCTGAAAGAGAGCCCTGCAAATTAGGGGGCGACGCGACAGCAACACACCATCAGAAAAGAAAAGCAGGACCTAATATATACTAGTTTTTTTTGTCTGTTGTTGGAGTGGGTGGTTTCCACCAAATGTACATTGCTGTTTCTTTATATGTGCTTGATGTAACGTGCATGCAGTAGAGACCATACTATATATACTAAGTATTTGCTTGATTGCACCATGGACACATTGTTCTTCCATCTCCCAGCTCTATCATACTAGTAGTGTCTTAAGTGAGCATGATGTGTCAACTGATTGCTTCTTATTGACATTCTTCTTCTAATATGCAATGTCGTGACCCATATATttgagagaaaaaaaatcaaataactGATTTTAGCTTGTGCTGGACTTCTTATGGTCGCTTGTCATGTGCAGAAGATGGCAACAAGTTCCACTCACAGTGACAGGACTGGCAAGGCTCTTGATCCAAAGGTACCATCGAAATCTATGTCCCTGGAGCAATGCAACGCATtttgttttgagaatcttgagatTTATAATGAGTTCTTCTCCCTTGGTGATTAGCAGACGACGAGGAGGCTAGCGCAGAATCGAGAGGCTGCCAGAAAAAGCAGGCTTCGGAAGAAGGTGGACCATGCTTTGTAATCTGAACTGAATTGGTGTTCCCAGCAATGAATTTGCCAAGTTATTGACTTTTGCATCTGAATTATCCATCATGTGTAGGCTTACATTCAGCAGCTTGAGAGTGGCAAGCTGAAGCTTGCTCAACTGGAACAGGATCTCCAGCGGGCTCGTTCTCAGGTGCTTTCTCATTTCTACAGCTAATTCCCATGTGCACCTGTGCATATATCCTGTGCATATATGATCACAAAATTCACTCGAGTTAGAAAAATATCATTCAAGTTCCTTCTATGCCAAAGTATCGAGCTAGGTTTTCATATTGTAAAGTGTGATATGAACCTGTGAGCTTTGTGTAGGGACTCTTGGTTGGAGGAGCTCCAGGTGGAAACTCCAGCCCTGGTGTGTAAAGTCAACCCCAGTATCAACTCTCCTGCGCATTCACTGATTAGAATGTGTGGTGGGAATCTGGTTAAGATTTGGCATTGGACTGAATACGAATTGTGATATCTATTTTCCAGGTGCTGCTATGTTCGATGTTGAGTACAACAGGTGGCTGGACGACGACAGCAGGCGCATGATTGAGCTCCGGGGAGGCCTGCACGCGCACTTGCCGGATGGTGACCTCAGGGCCATCATCGACGACACCTTGACCCACTACGATGAGCTCTTTCGCCTCAAGAGTGCCGCTGCCAGGGCGGACGTCTTTCATCTCATCAC is a genomic window containing:
- the LOC123091693 gene encoding transcription factor TGAL4 isoform X1; this translates as MEEASSSSGHPRHRGPPPHHVLGYGGFHAAMAMPTNSMPPAAFFSEQDGGGGGGGGAYFGELEEALMHQVATLSSSGRMISHSHSQQQTATATSTDHPHHHHHHHHGHNHAMPFPSTVADTATAAAAAARPPPTLDIFPSWPLALHHHHTPKEGSNVTADSTDSESSSKNNINMDSSDHHQHQQQQQQGMVGLVTVSGQFHQISQQQHQQQKMATSSTHSDRTGKALDPKTTRRLAQNREAARKSRLRKKAYIQQLESGKLKLAQLEQDLQRARSQGLLVGGAPGGNSSPGAAMFDVEYNRWLDDDSRRMIELRGGLHAHLPDGDLRAIIDDTLTHYDELFRLKSAAARADVFHLITGMWATPAERCFLWMGGFRPSDLLKTLAPQLDPLTEQQMVGICSLEQSLQQAEEALTQGLEQLHQSLAITVAGSGSLSDDTNMGSFMGDMAVALGKLANLEGFVIQADNLRQQTLHQMHRILTVRQAARCFLAIGEYHNRLRALSSLWASRPREILMTDDGNCGELSIAAHPSESQYSAY
- the LOC123091693 gene encoding transcription factor TGAL4 isoform X2, translating into MEEASSSSGHPRHRGPPPHHVLGYGGFHAAMAMPTNSMPPAAFFEQDGGGGGGGGAYFGELEEALMHQVATLSSSGRMISHSHSQQQTATATSTDHPHHHHHHHHGHNHAMPFPSTVADTATAAAAAARPPPTLDIFPSWPLALHHHHTPKEGSNVTADSTDSESSSKNNINMDSSDHHQHQQQQQQGMVGLVTVSGQFHQISQQQHQQQKMATSSTHSDRTGKALDPKTTRRLAQNREAARKSRLRKKAYIQQLESGKLKLAQLEQDLQRARSQGLLVGGAPGGNSSPGAAMFDVEYNRWLDDDSRRMIELRGGLHAHLPDGDLRAIIDDTLTHYDELFRLKSAAARADVFHLITGMWATPAERCFLWMGGFRPSDLLKTLAPQLDPLTEQQMVGICSLEQSLQQAEEALTQGLEQLHQSLAITVAGSGSLSDDTNMGSFMGDMAVALGKLANLEGFVIQADNLRQQTLHQMHRILTVRQAARCFLAIGEYHNRLRALSSLWASRPREILMTDDGNCGELSIAAHPSESQYSAY